One Alligator mississippiensis isolate rAllMis1 chromosome 1, rAllMis1, whole genome shotgun sequence genomic window carries:
- the CYSLTR2 gene encoding cysteinyl leukotriene receptor 2 — protein sequence MNGTNNASDNCMMDKFKQVVYPTAYLTIFTFGVVGNGLSIYVFLQPYNRKTSGNIFMLNLAISDLMFVSTLPFRATYYLMKSDWIFQDVFCRIVSYILYVNMYCSIYFLTTLSVARFMVIVYPFKCFQVNSTKYARIICVVIWIFVLASSGQLLCTGTTVTNSSTQCLDLQPNNIEKIFLLNSIVLVVGFSLPFCTIVVCYVFIIKALLKSKTPNTKVRASHKKAKLTIILTLFIFFLCFLPYHILRTVHLVQIKNGIESKCNLHKGVIITLCLAAMNSCLDPVLFYFVGENFKARLKNICKRQ from the coding sequence ATGAACGGAACTAACAACGCGTCAGACAACTGTATGATGGATAAGTTCAAGCAGGTTGTTTATCCCACTGCTTATTTGACCATATTCACATTTGGTGTTGTTGGAAATGGCCTTTCCATATATGTTTTCCTACAACCTTATAACAGAAAGACCTCAGGGAATATTTTCATGCTGAATTTGGCCATTTCAGACCTCATGTTTGTGTCCACTTTGCCTTTCCGGGCCACCTATTACCTGATGAAATCTGACTGGATATTTCAAGATGTATTTTGCAGAATTGTGTCCTATATCTTGTATGTCAATATGTACTGCAGCATTTATTTTCTAACCACCCTGAGTGTTGCTCGCTTCATGGTCATTGTCTACCCATTCAAATGTTTCCAAGTAAACAGCACAAAGTATGCCAGGATCATATGTGTGGTAATATGGATTTTTGTGTTGGCAAGTAGCGGCCAACTGCTGTGCACTGGAACCACCGTAACAAATTCCTCAACTCAGTGCTTGGATCTCCAACCAAACAACATAGAGAAGATCTTTCTGTTAAACAGTATTGTCCTGGTAGTCGGCTTCTCCCTGCCATTTTGCACAATCGTTGTGTGCTATGTGTTTATAATCAAAGCCTTACTTAAGTCCAAGACTCCAAACACCAAGGTAAGAGCCTCTCATAAGAAGGCAAAGTTAACCATCATCCTTACTTTGTTCATATTCTTCCTTTGTTTCTTGCCATATCACATACTAAGAACTGTCCATCTGGTACAGATAAAAAATGGTATTGAAAGCAAGTGTAACTTGCACAAAGGGGTCATCATtaccctgtgcctggctgcaATGAATAGCTGCCTAGATCCTGTACTCTTCTACTTTGTAGGTGAAAATTTCAAAGCAAGACTCAAAAATATATGTAAGAGGCAGTGA